AGTAACGGCAAGAACAAACTGACATTCCCTGCTTGTTCCCCACAGAACATCATCAAAAGGGAACCAGAAAGGTAGAAATGACGCCTAATACGCACTCCCCGCAAGATACTTATTCAACAGGATTCTCCCAGGAAGACGCGTGGAACTCATTCCCAGGTGTGGAGGATCAGCCTGGCTTCTGCCCCAGAGAGAAGCAGCTAACTATGGCTGTCCTCGCGGGAAGGAGGAGCGTACGGTAAGAGGGAGACCGGCGCCCGGCGAATTTCACGGGAATCAGGGTGTCAAACCAGGTTTCCATTTCAGACCCTGTGGTATGGATGAGAGGAGCTCTCCCCACAGATTCCCTCTGTGGACACTGGGAGACAGTGGGGTAGTGGGGACTCCCGAGGACCTGGGTCCCTCTCTCAGATTTAAGGAGGGCTGGGGAAGATCTCAGTGTGTGAGGTTCGGTAGGGTACCGAAAAGATCGGGGAGAAAAGGTTCTAGAAAGGAAAGGTAAAGCGTGCCTCCAGCCCTTTCAAAGCCCTGCAGTGACGACAGATGAGCCAATCTGATGATGAGTAGAATGAACTCTGGCTGGGGGAGTGCAGAGCGGTGCTGGTTGCCAGGCAGCACCTGCCCCCAACAGTCACGTGCCACCCCCACAGGCCCCAGCTCCAGCAGCCTCcagtcttccttcttttcctgtcTTCCTGAGCCCTGGCTGCCAGGAAAgctcttccctctcccaactGCCTTCCTGTGAACAAGGCAGATGAACAGCCCAGCGTCCAAGTACAGGGCTGGCAGATGGCAGCAAAAGCTACCCAATAAAGGGGCAGGGCCTGGCCTAAAGGACTTCCAGCTGTGGGGCCAGGGTGAGATTTGAGACTGCCTCCTTGCTCCCCACTGTTTTTcttggtggggaggaggaagccTCTAAGCCATCACCGAGGTGGTCTACCTGGGACTCAAATACAGGAGCCCAGGAGCAGCCTGTTAGGGATATTTATCATCTGTGGGGGCAGAGCAGCGGGCTTCTGGGCTCTGGTCCTTGGCCCCAGTGTAGGAAAGTCCCCTTCCCAGGCCCTAGGAAGATGCTTTTAAAGGCCTAAGGGAGGACTGCACTGGTACCTCCTCCAGCTTCAGCCTCCCCATCACAGAGGGGCCAACTAGCCCTCTGGGCTCCTCCCTTCCCAATGCCGGCATCTTAAGAGTAAATGCGAAATCATTTGGAAAATGCCCTAAACTTGCTAAAAGCAATACATGTCCCTTGACTGTGAGAGGCCAGGACTCTGTCATAACTACTGAAGTCCTGAGCTGAGATGGCAGGCCTGTGTGCAGACTTGAAAAGCCATCTGATGGAGACCTGGCCCTCCTGTCTGCTGGCACAGAAATCCAAAGTTAACAGGCCTGTTTTCCAGAAGGCCTTTGAGAAAATATATGCCCTGGCACCCAGGGGCTTTGGTCTCCAGAGAAGAGTCAGACCTTGGGGGTCATTTCCAGAGGTGTTATAGATGCCTCGGGCAGGAAAAGGCTGCAGGGGGTGGGAGCCGTCCTGAGTTCTTCACAGTGACCAGCCCAGTGGCAGGCAAATAGCACCCCCACCCTGGCACGGACAGAGCCTGGGTGTATTGTCGGGGTGCTGCCTTTGTCTACCTTCTTATTTGAGAAAAAATGGAATTAAGTGGCGGCAGGTCAGGGAGAATAAGAAGTCACCAAGTCTAGTATCCTAGCTTGGCCTGGAGCCATATAGGCCCCAGCTTGGCCTTGGTCAGCCAGAATCTTCTGTAGCACCTACTAGCTGGGGCTCCACCTCCTTATCAAGCTGCTGAGCCCTGGGAGATGGTTCCTGCCAACAGGGTTCCGCAGATAGGTCTCTGAGACATGGTGTCAGCAGGGCCCTAGATGCTCAGGTATCTGTGGCCTGGCTTCCCAGCACTCCCAGGCCTGGGGTTGGAGTAGGGGACTGAGTTTTGCAGAGGCACCAAATGGGTCTTTGTCAGTGTTCTATCTGGAGTTCAGAGTTAGCTGGAGCAGCCCCAGTGCTAAAATGGTAGACTCTACGATCCCAAACTCTGACCCTggtctcctcctttccctccctcccttactcCTATACCAATCTCACCTTTATCCCCGGGGCCTGACTGCCCACTTGGCTTCTTCTATGCTCTCCTTCTCTGCTGGACTCCAAGAGGCCTCCCCCAGATTACCTCTCCTCAGGGTCCTTGTGGGCCTGCCCGTCATGCTGCTGTCTGTGCCCATTCTCCTTGCCCCCTGCCTGGCCGGGGATGATGAGACCGCTGCCTCCTCTGGGTGTGTGCTGGGGATATAGAATTCTGCCTGAGGAAGCCGTGGCCTCTCCTTGTGCCTGCACTGTCAGCACTGGCCTGCCCACTCCCACCTTCTCActgcctccccctctcttctcACTCCCCTCAGACTTCTCTACAAGCCCACTATCTTCTCCAGCCCCTGACGCTACTGTAGCTCCCTCCCCTCACTCCAGCCTTCTCAGAGATGACCTGACCATTTCAAAAAGAAACCAAAGCCCCTTAGGTGGGAAGGCCCTCCATTTTCCCTGTTCACATCCACCAGCGCACCCCTGGCAGGACCCATCCtaacctccttccctctcctgctcTTTGGTTCAGAGTGACCCCCTTCTCCCGGCCTACTGAGCCTGTCCCACACCCTCTCCTCAGAATCTTGCCTTTCCACTGCTCCTTCCCCAGAGTCCACAAACACCCTGGAGTCTTAGCAAAGGCCTTCCTTGATCCTGCACCCCCTCTTCTCACCTttcatcccctcccctccactgTCAAGCTTCTTGGAAGCACATGGGTGCCCACACCCACTGTGGCCACCTCTTTACCATGGCTTTGCCCACTTACCCCTCCACCACTGTCCCCACAGAATCACTCATTCCCAGCAACAGCTCctctctggctctcctctcctCACCAGCATCTGGGGGCTCCCCTGAAGACTTACCACAAGTGTCCTCTCTGCCATGCCCTGCTGCCTGCTATGGATGGCcagtctccccccccccccccccccgacacacacacgcTGTTTCCCTCCACGTGCGCCCCAGCAGACTTCATCCCATTCCAACTACTTTGTTTTCCACACCTTCTTCCTGAGCACCAGATACTGGGAGCCATGATCTGATGGACCTCTCTGTGGATACAAGGATGCAATATGCCCAAATCTGAGTTTACTGTCTTATTGCCGGTCTCTGGCCCTTCTCCTAAACTCTCAGTGCCCTTTACCAAATCACCTAGGTCACAAATCTGGGAGTCATCCTAGACCACTCCCTCACATCCACAATGATGAAAGTCCTTTGCATTTCATCTCTTTGATACATTGTAATATGTCCCTCTGCTCCCCGCTCATTGCTCTGCCTTAGTTCAGGTGTCCTTATTGTCcgccaaaaatatatttaagcagTTTCCTCCTGATCAGGGTCCGGGCCTccagtctccctgcctccagtctaTCCTTGGTATTGTCACCAGGGTGATCCTTACACAAGGCAATTGACAGCACTCTTCAGGGCCTTTGATGGTTCGCCACTGCACAGCAAGGAGACTGAGCTTCCTGACTGGCACTCAAGCCCTTCTATCGTCTCATGATCCCCTGCCTGGGTTCagctgttttctgtttatttttggcaggggttgaggggtgggggtgggggtctcaCCCCTCACCTACTCCTACTTGTCTATTTAGCAAGCATTTATTCCTCTCTGGAGATATAGCCCAAGCATCCCCTTCTCCATGAAGTCCTTTGTGAATCTTCTCTCTGCATCCTTGGTGTGCCTCACAAGATTTTGAGTGCAGCACCCTACCCCTCCTTTTGGCTTGTGCTGTCTCCCTCTCACTATCAACTCTGGGTGCTGTGTCAGCCCCAGCCCTGTACCCCTAGGGCCCAGCAGAGTGCTGGGCACAGACAGGCAGCATCACCACCTGAGTGAGTGAGgcccctccctgtgtctctgGTAACTTCCCATCTTCCTCCTGCCGTGTGAATATTCCAAACCTCTCTGCGGAGGCCCTGGCCTCTACCTCCTACTTACTCCCCTAAGACAACCTGGCCTCCACGGTCACCATGCAAAGAACCCACCAGCCTTTAAGGAACTGCCTCAGCAAACAGCTTCACattgccacccccaccccttcgcTTCCTCAGGAGAGGCGACATCCTCTCCATCCTACCCAAGACCACGCCTTGTACTATCCTGAAGCCTGTCCAGCTGCCACCCCAGGTGGTGGCTGCCATTCCTGGCCTCTGTTCCCTACACTCACCCTCTTCTAGTGACTCCTTCAGCACATAAACACATTAGAGATTTCTCCCAGTTAAAATCCTTTGTTTAGCCCACCTCAACTTCTCATTacaattctatttattttcttcttttcatgggGAAATTTCTTGCAAATGAGGTCATCCTCTACATATCCTTCTCCTCTCATTCACTCCTCAACCTACCTGGCTTTTTTCCCCAGATGCCAAATGTTACTGAAGCATTGGTGACCTCCCTGTATGTCAAACATCATGGACACtatctgttctttattttctggACTCTTTGTGGGATTTGACACTGTTACTCATCCACTCAACACTTGAAATGCTCTTCACCTTTGACTTGTGTGTCCTCCTCTCGCTGGGGGCTCCTCAGCCCCCTCTGTaggcccctcctcctctccatgcCTTTGGACTGGTGTCCGCTTGGGGGCGTTCTCTGTGGCCTGCTCTTCGGGGCTTCTCATGCTCTCCCTAGGGGGAGTGACTCAGATCCGTGGCTTAAACGTCCACCTGCTCTTTAATGACacccacatatatatttattacctaGACGCTTCTCTTGAATTCCTCTCTCAGAAACCCAACTGCCAACTGGATCTCACCATTTCGATGTCTTATACTTCAAATTTTCAACAAGTTCAAATCAAATTCCTTTAGACACTAAGCTCAATGACACTGGAGAGAGAACTCAACAACAGACCCTacttaaacacacacatttaATATGTGACAGAGGAGGCTTCCAACTCATTATACATAAATGGTATTTGGGCTATTTGAAAACTAATCAGTTTAGCTCCTTACCTTAGAgcataaatcaaaataaattacaccaataaaaaatataattaatataaaaattcaaaccaTAAAACACAAGAAACAATTTTGCTATGAGCCTAAAACTGatctaaaaagtaaaatctaattaaaaataaagacacaaaatatGAGTATACATTTATCAGATCTCTGAAGAGAGGCAAAGGATCTCTAAAGCAatggaagaaataagaaagaaaagatgttcaGAATCAACAACCTAGAAATTTAACCTCATAAACAAACACATATGTACAAatcaaattaaaaggcaaatatattaggaatgtatttcaataaatatgtaaaaggTTAATCTCTTTAATTATAAAAAGTTCATACAAATGGATAAGAAAAATACTAAGACCCCAATAGTTAAATGGACAAGGAACACAAATAcacaaaagagagaaatgtaAATGGCCAGCTAATGAGAAAACTGTTCAACCTCAGTGATAATCAAAGAAGTCAAAATTGAAACAAAGAGCTAGTATTGCTTGCCCTTCAAATGAGCACAGACGCCTGCATTCACCTCCTAGTGGGCTGTCTCCCTGCGCTCCAACTCGCCCTCTCAGTCCACTCTGCACTGCAGATGTCTAAGACACAAATCACCACATGTCACTCCCCTGCCTAATATTTCTTTAAAGGCCCCACGATGatagccaggagaaagccccagCAATGCCACCTGGCACCTCTGTCTTGCTGTCTGACCACTTTCTAGCCTCATCTCCCACCacttctctcacacacacaagtTCCAGTCATAGGGAACCTGTGTGGTCGTTTCCAGACCTGTTTCACACTTTGGTGCCTTCACCTGTGCTGATATGAGTTCTGGAAGACCAACCTTCATCCTTATCCTattccttcaggaagccttccctgatgctACCAGTTTCCTTTGATGTCCTTCTTCATATTCCCATGGCACCCTTCATTCCAGTGTCACAGCACCGAGCACACGACATCATGATCACTCAGATTTGTCTTTATCCTTCACTGGACTATGAGCTTCTCAGGGGAGTTTTATTCGTCTGTAGAGCCCCAGCACTGTACCCAGAGCCAAGTATGTATGAATAAGTGGGcaggaatgaatggatgaatgacgCATGAGCAGGGCCATGAGCAAGCTGAAGTGAGACAACTGAGAATGGGCCAGGTAAGGGTGGGTACGTTACCTCCCGAAGGGCATTCTGGGCTGCACAGCACCAAGCCCGACTCACGAGGGAGGCCTCTTATCTGACAGAGGCAGGAAGCTCAGAATATATGTGAGCATCTGAGGGAAAAAGAATGGGCATTGGGGGCCTTTAGTGCTGGTGGGGGCCTTTGGAACCTTCTCTAGCTGATAGCACAGTAGGTCAGAGGGGACTAGAGCACTGGCTTCTAGTTCATCTTGGATCCTAAGCTTCATGGAGTCTTCACTTCCCCTCTCCAGCTGCCAGGTATCTTTACTGGGAACAAACCTCTCCTGAGCACCACCTGGATGCAGGTTTGTTCTGACtgataaaaaaatcaaacttccTGCTCAAGTTGGTAAAAAGAACCTGGGCATCGGGACCAGATAAACCTAGTTTAGATCTTTATCTCTCaactgacctctctgagccttattaTCCTTATCTATAAAAAGACAATTGTAGTGAGATTTAAATGGGTTGTTGTGACAATTAAATAACATGGTAAAGTGTCCTGCATAGGATCTAGAACACATCAAGTCAGGTGCTCCTTCTCCGATCTTCAGGAAGTTACACTGGGCCCGcactcttttcccattttcttcactACCAACTAGGCTACTCAGCTGACTGTTAAGATTCTCAGCAAGAAAATCTTAACAGCCCGGTAGGCTCAGACTCTCACTCCGCCTGCGCTCTATGAGGCTGGGGGTGCGTGGGAGTGGAGGCCCTATTAGGGACTGGGGAAGGGAGTTGCCTGTGAGACCAGGAATTATCTGATATTAACTATTCTTTTCTTCTGGAATCTTCCCTCCTTGACTTCTGTGACACTGTGTTTTCTAGGGCTCCACTCACCACTCCAACTGCCCTGTTTCTGGATTCTTCTGTGGCTCCCAGGGTTCAGACCTGGGCCTTTCAATCTGTTACTTTCTAGGATAATAAATTCATTTGCATGGCTTTAACAGTTACCTCTATAGGAATAACCAGCAATTCAATATGGACATATTGTTTTATCATTCATGTGCTAGTTTAGTATTGCCAACTCTCCACAGGATTCTTCATCCAAATGTTTTACCATCACCTTCATCTCAACTTCAGTCCAAAGCAGTCCTTCCTCCCAACTTTCCAGCCCCTGAGCTTCAGTGCCAACAGTGCATCTCACCTGATGATCCTGATAATACTCTGTGCTCTTCATGCTATTCTGTCCCTTGCTCTCAGATATAGGTGTAAAGCACAGGCTTGAGGCCAGGCTAACTTAGActcattcaaatcccagctccacagaTTCCTAGCTATGTaacctgtgtgacctcaggcaaggtacttgacctctctgagcctctgtttccacacctgtaaagtggggatattaAAAATCTAGATCATAGTCTTATGATGGggattaaattatatatacataatttatatacatatttaatagaTATAATATGCTTCACATCTAGTAGGTTGTCCATAAATGGTTCCTGGATTGCTGTTACTAATATTTCTGCCTTTGAAAACTTACCACCTTAGTAGCCCAGATCTTCATCACCCCAGCCTTCATTCCTAACACAATCTCCCACCTGATCTCCCTGCATCCAGGCTCTTCCTTGCTAATCATTCCTCACAATGCAACAAGGTTAATTTTCCTAAAAGACAGCTTTCAGTCTCAGTGCACTCCtgatgaaaaccttcagggtttCCCAGTCCCCTCAAGACAAAATCTCTTCTCCTGGGTCAGCACTGCCAGGCCTCCATGCCTGACTGGACCCCTGATTCCAGAGCTTCCACAATCCAGTCTCCTCACTGTCCTACAAACACAGCATAtctatttccttatttccttttgCCTATGTGGACCTTTTCCCCAGCCCACTCtgatctcttcttcctttctctgatCCCTAGTACACAGACGGTACTCAGTCAATACTTACTGGATTGCATTAAATAAGGATGGACAGTCTTTTACCTCTATTTTCACCAAAGGTTTGCTCAAGGAAGGGGTTGGAAGATAAAGCAGATCATTACTGAGAGGAGAATGACTGGGGAGAACAGCCTCTGGGCCAGGGAGGCTAGGCATGGGGAAGAGAACACTGATGGGGACTGGGACTGATCAAGCCCCTATCCCCAAGGGGAGGCAGGAAAACCTGACTGAGCCGAGGTAAGATAGTGGCCATCCTGTCTTCTGGGGCTCAGCAGTCAATCcaaggagcaaagggagggcaACAAACCTGTCCTTCCTGAGTGGAGGAAGCATGATTCTTTGAGCTGAGAAGCGGGGAGGCCTTTCTAGAGGGACCAGAAGAAGGGAGCTACTAGAGATATGACTGGTCATCTCTGAGATCTATGGGGATGGAACAGATATCCTCCGGGGCCAAAGGGGGAAAGGATGCCATCGCAGGGGGCTCACTGGGGTTGGAGCAGTCCTGTTTTTGCTAAGGAGCCACTGGAGGCCACTGGAGACAAAACTTATCATCTCTCTCTGGATAACAGCGGCAGAGTGGTCTTGCTCCAGGCTAAGGAGAGGGCGCAAACATCCCATGGGGTGAAGGAAGCAGGGATGGCCATCACTAGGGGCCGAGGGAGTGGGGAGCAGGCCTGTCCCCGGTGAGGGAACTCAGAGACCATGCCCGAACTTGATGGGAGGGGGCAGTCTGTTTTCCACCGCCAGGGGAAGGGGCAGCCGTCTCTCGGGGAGGAGGGAATAGAGCGACCATTCCAAGGGGCCAATGGGGATAAGATCGGTTACCCTTCGGGGATGATGGGATGGAGCGGACATCTTCCAGAGCTGAGGGGGAGGGGCGgccatctcaagagatgcagggTAGGCAGAGGCCCTGTCCTCGCTGAGGTGACAGCGCGGCCATCTCTTGGGGCCGATGGGGAAGGAGAGGATGGTCGCCCAAGGTAAGGGGACGGGGTGGCCCAAAGGCGGGGCCGTTACCCGTAGCCAGCAGGTCCTTGGATCTCCCGGGCTGGTTGTTTCCGCCAGACGGGCGGGGCCAAGGCGAGCTGGCTGACAGCCGCTCCCCACAGCCTGGGACCCCGAGGGCGGGGCCTGTCCCGAGCTAGGCCTGAGGGCGGCCTCCTCTCACCTCCAGCGGCAGAGATTCAGCCATCGCATCCCTGCCGCCTCCGCCCCCGCGCAAGGCTTTCTGGGAAGTGAAGTCCCACCGACTCTGGGGGGCGGAGCTTGGGAAGGAAGTGGATCTCCCACTTCCGTCCCAGTTGCTGACGATTTGGGTCTGCACCGGAAGTGCCTGTGCAGCAGATGTGGTAGCTACTGAGCGCTGTTTCGGTCGCTCTCCCATCTTTCCCCGGCTGGGTATTTGTGTCGCACCATGGCGGTAAGGAGGGCGAGTAGGGCGGGGTCCGCAAGGCAAAGCGCTCTCGGGGCCGGGAGACTGAAAACAGAGGAAGGACATAAAGAGCAGTGGGTCGGCCATCCGGTGGCTGGACCGTACTAGATTAAGGTGGGGAGTGGAGAGGCGCAGGAACGCACCAGAGCTGGTGCCGGAGAGGGGTGGGCGTCAGTACCAGACAGTGTCAGGACTAGCTGGAAATCTGAGGGGCTTGAGGCGGGGTAGGCGTTAGCCCAGATATGGTTTACTCTAGCAGAGGCCGGAGAGGGTCTCCATTCAAGCCCACTCAGGGATCCCCCCTGAAGGGGTTGTCAGCCCCAAACTGGACCTTATCAGAGGATTCAGGAGATACCAGCCTAGTGTTGGATTGTTCCCAGCCCGAGCAGGAGGCGGTCGTTGCTGGGTATGCTGGAAAGATGCTGTCAGCCCTAAGTAGGATGGTTTGGAGGAGGGGTGGATATCCCAAGGATTGTGCTAGGTTTGAGCATCATGGAGACTCGGCTGAGGTGCAGATGGAAATCTGTAGCTAACCAGAATGGTGGGGAGGGTAAGGAAGACGCTGGCTGATGAGGGTTCTGACAGCAACTCGTCATCTCTCTGCAGCCCAAGGGCAAAGTGGGCACGAGAGGGAAGAAGCAGATATTTGAGGAGAACAAAGAGACCTTGAAGTTCTACCTGCGAATCATACTGGGAGCCAATGTAAGTGCCTCCCTCCTTGCTTCTGTGCCCACCCAATGTTCCATAGCCCTTAGCTCTGTTTGGTGGGCTGGAGTGGTGGCAGCGTATGACAGCTAAAGCTCCAGAAGAAAACtccaactaaaaataaataagaaaggatCCTGGCACAGAGAAAGTGCTGAATAGTCAAAACAAACTACCAAAAACAAAATGAGGGTGTGAGTCTCAGATTGACTGGAGAGCCCTTCCCATCCTAAATACACAGGGCTTCTTTCCTGGGCTGAAGTGTTGGAGGGGAGTCTGGGTATTCAGGAAGCAGACCTCTTCCCCCAACCATATAAGAAATGACTTGTCCTCTTTCATCACCTGGCCTAATATCTTGGTCAGAGTTGAGGGAGGTCCATGGTTTAGTaagctttttagatttttttttcattcaaaatttttaaaattttattatttatttatttatttatttatggctgcattgggtccttgttgctgtgtatgggctttctctagttgcggtgagcgggggctactcttcgttgcagtgcgcgggcttctcattgcggtggctcctcttgcggagcacgggctctaggcacgtgggcttcagtagttgcggtgcatgggcctagttgctctgcagcatgcgggatcctcccagaccagcgGTCGAACcagtctcccctgcattggcaggcggattcctaaccactgcgccaccagggaagtccctagtaagCTTTCGATCCTAGCCTGATCCTGTGTCTGCTTACAGGCCATTTACTGTCTTGTCACCCTGGTCTTCTTCTACTCATCTGCTTCGTTTTGGGCCTGGGTAAGTGTCCCGCATCCTGGGAGGTGGGTAAGCACATAGGGTCAGTGGCTGGCCTTTGATACCCCCATTCTTGTTCGGCAGATGGCCCTGGGCTTTAGTCTGGCAGTATATGGGGCCAGCTACCACTCTATGAGCTCGATGGCAAGGGCAGCCTTCTCTGAGGATGGGGCCCTGATGGATGGTGGAATGGATCTCAACATGGAGCAGGGCATGGCAGAGTGAGTGTCCCCCGCTGTGAGCCCAGGTGAGCGGTGCCAGGGCTGGGGTGCTGGGGCCCAAGACCCACAGCTACCTGCAACTTGAAGAGGGTGGAAGGGAGTTGAACTAGGGcccatctattttttttatttaaaaaaaattgttttttatttggccgttctgtgcagcttgtgggatcttagttccccaaccacggatcgaacccgggccctcagcagtgaaagcacagaggcctaaccactggactgccagggaattccttgtcTATTTTTGGCCCTTGCAGTCTCCCTTCTATCCACAGGCACCTTAAAGATGTGATCCTACTGACAGCTATTGTGCAGGTGCTCAGCTGCTTCTCCCTCTACATCTGGTCCTTTTGGCTTCTGGTATGTGGGTCGTGGGGCTCCCGTGGAGCTGGGGCATCTAccccttctcttctttcatttcctgcACCTGGCTTCAAGCTCCCTTTTCTCTCCTAGGCGCCGGGCAGAGCCCTTTACCTCCTGTGGGTCAATGTACTGGGCCCTTGGTTCACAGCAGACAGTGGCAACCCAGCGCCAGAGCACAACGAGAAACGGCAGCGCCGACAGGAGCGGCGGCAGATGAAGCGGTTATAGCCAACTGACATCGTGACTACAGGTTTCTAGGCCCCGGGTGGCTCTATCAATCA
Above is a genomic segment from Kogia breviceps isolate mKogBre1 chromosome 18, mKogBre1 haplotype 1, whole genome shotgun sequence containing:
- the TMEM208 gene encoding transmembrane protein 208 isoform X1, yielding MAPKGKVGTRGKKQIFEENKETLKFYLRIILGANAIYCLVTLVFFYSSASFWAWMALGFSLAVYGASYHSMSSMARAAFSEDGALMDGGMDLNMEQGMAEHLKDVILLTAIVQVLSCFSLYIWSFWLLAPGRALYLLWVNVLGPWFTADSGNPAPEHNEKRQRRQERRQMKRL
- the TMEM208 gene encoding transmembrane protein 208 isoform X2 produces the protein MAPKGKVGTRGKKQIFEENKETLKFYLRIILGANMALGFSLAVYGASYHSMSSMARAAFSEDGALMDGGMDLNMEQGMAEHLKDVILLTAIVQVLSCFSLYIWSFWLLAPGRALYLLWVNVLGPWFTADSGNPAPEHNEKRQRRQERRQMKRL